A genomic segment from Cygnus atratus isolate AKBS03 ecotype Queensland, Australia chromosome Z, CAtr_DNAZoo_HiC_assembly, whole genome shotgun sequence encodes:
- the TMEM167A gene encoding protein kish-A, whose amino-acid sequence MSAIFNFQSLLTVILLLICTCAYIRSLAPSLLDKNKTGLLGIFWKCARIGERKSPYVAVCCVVMAFSILFVQ is encoded by the exons TCTGCCATCTTCAACTTTCAGAGTCTGCTGACTGTAATCTTGCTGCTCATATGTACCTGTGCCTATATCAGATCCTTGGCTCCCAGCTTactggacaaaaataaaactgg ACTATTGGGAATATTCTGGAAATGCGCCAGAATcg GTGAACGGAAGAGCCCATATGTAGCTGTGTGCTGTGTGGTGATGGCCTTCAGCATCCTCTTTGTACAGTAG